A stretch of Deltaproteobacteria bacterium DNA encodes these proteins:
- a CDS encoding GNAT family N-acetyltransferase, with product MGDDAAFRLLAGLTFKVAEGPEIARALELRRQIYESELGHHGIDAFDERAHQLVAVDSTDEIVAAARILAPDQRPFEIERFVDLSRFIPTGRSPAQVGGFWIRPEDRRVRGKGFLPLGMLKLAYAFARKNGITDLVMRTHIQQLRGFYTRALFRPLDHMSFVHPDWGRVYVMHLDLTDLEACHSHSREAIARFLAADVPNIRV from the coding sequence GTGGGTGACGACGCGGCTTTTCGGTTACTGGCGGGACTCACCTTCAAGGTTGCCGAGGGACCGGAGATTGCGCGCGCGCTGGAGCTGCGGCGGCAGATATACGAGAGCGAGCTCGGGCATCACGGAATTGACGCTTTCGACGAGCGAGCCCATCAGTTGGTTGCGGTCGATTCCACGGATGAGATCGTTGCCGCGGCGCGGATACTTGCGCCTGACCAGCGCCCGTTTGAAATCGAGCGGTTTGTGGATCTATCTCGCTTCATTCCAACGGGTCGCTCACCCGCTCAGGTTGGTGGATTTTGGATCCGACCTGAGGATCGCCGCGTGCGCGGCAAGGGGTTCCTACCGCTGGGAATGCTCAAGCTAGCCTACGCGTTCGCCCGAAAAAACGGCATTACGGACTTGGTCATGCGCACACACATCCAGCAACTGCGTGGATTTTACACGCGCGCCTTGTTCCGACCTCTGGACCATATGTCATTTGTACACCCTGACTGGGGCCGGGTGTACGTCATGCACCTAGATTTGACGGACCTTGAAGCGTGCCACTCGCACTCACGTGAGGCAATTGCTCGCTTCTTGGCGGCCGATGTCCCGAACATCCGGGTTTGA
- a CDS encoding acyl carrier protein, whose protein sequence is MELEQATPTRQAVRKRLAILMHEIAGVPLEQITETASVDNEIQMESVAFTELQVAIEEEYQIEIDPILILELNGFGAIADYVHGRIINGNGGHEQQPG, encoded by the coding sequence ATGGAATTAGAACAGGCAACGCCGACACGCCAAGCCGTTCGCAAGCGACTCGCGATTCTAATGCACGAGATTGCGGGGGTTCCCTTGGAGCAGATCACCGAGACCGCCTCGGTGGACAACGAAATCCAAATGGAATCGGTCGCCTTCACGGAGCTACAGGTCGCGATCGAGGAGGAGTACCAGATTGAAATCGATCCGATTCTCATCTTGGAACTGAACGGGTTCGGAGCGATTGCAGATTACGTGCACGGCCGCATCATAAATGGCAATGGCGGGCATGAGCAGCAGCCCGGTTGA